From Thermoflexus hugenholtzii JAD2:
GGCGTAGAAATACATCTGGAGAGCGAGCACCATGGTGGCCCCGCCCGGCCCGCCCAGGGTAGCCGTGTAGACGATGTCGAAGATCTTCAGCTCCCAGAGGATGGTCATGGCCACGATGACCATGGTGACCGGCCGGAGGCTGGGGACCGTGATATACCAGAATTGTTGGAGAGGTCCGGCCCCGTCCACCGCGGCGGCCTCGTAGTAATCCCGGGGGATCGTGGCCAGGCCGGCGCTGTAAAGGATCATGCTGAAGCCCGCCCAGAGCCAGACCGATCCGAGGATGAGGGCAAGGAGCGCGGTCTCCGGATAGGCGGTCCAGCTCCGTCCCAGCGCCGTCAGCCCCACTGCCCGCATGATCGCCGTCACCACCCCTGCGTTCTCATCGAACAGGAAGCGGATGATCACCCCGCCCACAATCATCGGGGTGACCATTCCCAGGAAGATGACCGACTTCAGAAAGGTGGCCCCCCGGGCCCGCTCCAGCAGCACCGCCAGGATCAGGCCCAGCCCCACGGTAAGGGGGAGATGGAGCAGGATCCAGACGACGTTGTGCACCAGGGAACCCCAGGGCGGCGGCCCGGGGGGGAAACCGGTGAGGTTCAGGGTGTCCGAATCGGAGAGAACCTCTATGAAGTTCCTCAGGCCGACGAAAGCGCCCCGCTTGTCCGTAAAGCTGAGGGCGACCGTCTGCACCGCGGGCAGGATGATCAGCAGGAAGATCAGGGCGAGGGCGGGGGCGGTGAACGTTAGGAACGCCCCCCAGCGCCGCATCCGTTCCCATCGAGCGCGATGGAGCCTCATTCGCTCCGCTCCCTTCTCTGGCGGCCCGCCGGATCCCAGAGGGGAGGGCCCGCTCAGGCCCTCCCCTCGCCGGTTCTCACTTCGTGGGGAACTTGGCATCCAGCTGCCGGAGCACGCTGTCCAGGGCCTGGGGGCGGACCCAGAGGAGCTTCATCTGATCCCAGAACAGGCGCTGCCAGTCGCCACCCACGGCGTCATCCAGGTCCGGCACCGTCGGCTGCTCCACTTTGGCCAGCGCCTCCGCCAGGGCACGGTCCGCCGGCGGGTAGACGTCCGGGGGGATGTCCTTCCGGCTGGCCAGCTTGCCGCCCTGTTTGGCCCGGACCTCCATCCCCTCCTTGCTGATCATGAAGGCGATCAGCTGCTTGGCCGCCTCCACGTTCTCGCTGTATTTGGGGATGAAGGCCCAGTCCGTCCCGCCCACCACGCCACGGGCTCCGGGCAGGGTGAAGACCCCCAGATCGTTGGGATCCTTCACCATGCCGGTCAGCCAGTTCCCCATGAAGAACAGGCCGTATTCCTCGTTCCACCAGAGGTCGATGGCCTGGGTCCACTCCACCGGATCGCTGAAGTATTTGCCGAGGAGGGGCACCAGCCGCTCGGCGAAAATGGATCGAACCTGGGGGTCGGTGAAGCGGACCTTGCCGGCGATGAGGTTCTGCTGGAGCTCCGGCCCGCCGAAGGTGATCAGGAAGTGCTCCACGATGTCTGAGATCGGCCAGCCCACGCCGTCGCCGGTGATGATCGCCTTCTTGATCCCGGGGATCGCCGAGATCTTGTCCAGGAGGGCCAGGAACTCCTCCCAGGTGGTCGGCGGCTGCAGGTTGTGCTTCTGGAAGAAGGACTTCTTATACCAGAAGCCCGGCTTCACAAACAGGACATAGGGGACGGCGTAGACCCGGCCGTCCACGGTGGTGGGCTGGAGGACGAACTGGTTCGCCTCCTTCTGCCACAGATCCGTGAGGTCCACGGCGTGGTCCTTGTTCTCCCGGACCCACCACTCCCACATGAAGATCACATCGCCCGGGGCCTGCTTCGCCTCAAATTGGGGCGGCAGGACCTGGGAGAGGTCCTCGGCGCGGTAGATCCGATACTGGATCTTCATGCCCAGCTTCTCCTCCGCGGCCTTGAGGACCGGGAGGAACTGGTCCATCTCCGCCCCCGCCCACGGGCCGATGACCGTCAGGGTGGGGATCACTTTGGTGACCTCGACGGTTTTCTCTACTTCGACTGTCCGCTCCACCACCCGGGTTTCTACGATGCGTTCGGGGGTGGGGGTGGCCGCCGGCACGCATGCGCTCAGCGCGAGCATCAAGATCACGAGGGCCAGACCGATGCGCTTCATGCTCCACCTCCTGCGCCACAGGATTGACGGATGATCAGCCCGGTGGCCAGCCGGATCTCCTGCGTGGGAGGCCTTCCCTCCTCGATCCACCGAAGGAGCAGATGGCCGGCATGGAGCCCCAGCTCCTCCGCCGGCAGGTGCACGGTGGTCAACGGGGGATCCACGTAAGCGGAGAGGGGAACATCGTCGAAGCCCACGATGGCAATGTCCTGGGGGACGCGCAGGCCGTGGCGCCGGATGGTCTGCAGAGCCCCGAAGGCCACCACATCGCTGGCCGCGAAGACCGCTGTGGGGGGATCCGGAAGCCGGAGCAGCTGCTCCATGGCTGCCGCGCCGCTGGCGGGGGTGAAGGCGCCGAAGGCGACCCATGCCTCCTCGTAGAGGAGACCGGCTTCCTCCAGGGCCTGGCGATAACCCAGCCAGCGCTCGTAGCTCGCGGTGTAGGAGAGGGGGGCGTTGGTGATCAGCCCGATGCGCCGGTGGCCCAGGCGGATTAAATGGCGAACCGCCTCCGCCGCGGCCTGAACGTTGTCCACATCCACGGAGGGGATCGGGGTATCGCTCAGGCGGCCCAGGAGGACGACGGGGGTCTCCTGGCTCCAGCGCGCCAGCCACTCCCGATCCTCAAAGCGAGGCCCAGAGAGGATCAGCCCATCTACCCGGCGCTCCTGAAGCAACGCCACCGTCTCCTCGGGGGGGTGATCCGGGGAGAGGGGGAAGATCAATAGATGAAAGCCCGCCTTTCGCAGCACGCGGCTCAGGCCGCGGAGGACCTCGGGGAGGAAGGCATCGGCGAAGACCTGATCGGGGGTCTGGCGGAGCACCAGGGCGATCACCTCCGCGCGCCCGCGCACCAGATGCCGGGCCGCCGCGTGCGGGCGATAGCCCAAGCGCGCCGCCGCCTCCCGCACCCGCCGACGGGTCTCCTCCGGGATCCGAACGCCCACCACCCCATTGAGCACCAGCGAGACCGTGGTGCGGGAGACCCCCGCCAGACGGGCCACATCCTCCGCCGTCGGAGCCCGCCGAGGCTTCCCCATCTGATCCCCTCTGCCGCGGGAATCCGATCATTGGTAACACGTGTTAGCACTATCATGTTAATCCCTTCAACTCAGCTTGTCAAGTGATATTTTTCACAATATGGCCGTTTTCGATGATGATGAGAAGAAAATTTTAGGGTCCCCGGGGGATCCGGTGGGGATTGCGAAGGGGAGGCCGGCGCGGGTAAACTGAGTCTCCGAATCGCTCCGGGAGGGGAGAGGATGCTGCGCGTCGAGGGACTCCGGGTGGCGTATGGGGAGCGGGTGGTGATCCCGGGGTTGAGCTTCACGGTGGCGCCGGGGCAGGCCCTGGGGTTGATCGGCCCCAACGGGGCCGGCAAGACGACGGTGATCCGGGCCTTAAGCGGCGTGCTCCCGCTTCAGGGCGGGACGATCTTCTGGGAGACAGTGCCCCTGCACACCCTGCCGCCGGAGCAACGCGCCCGCTGGGTGGCGGTGGTCCCCCAGGGGGCGACGTTGCCGGAGGCCTTCACCGGCGAGGAGGTCGTCGCCTTCGGGCGAACCCCCTATCATCCCTGGTGGGGCCCCCTCGCGGATCTGGATCATCTCCCGATCGCCCGGGCGATGATCCGCACCGACACGCAGGCCTTCGCGGAGCGCCGGGTGGGAACCCTCTCGGGAGGAGAGCGGCAACGCCTCCTGCTCGCCCGGGCCTTCGCCCAGACCCCCCAGATCCTGTTGCTGGACGAGGCCTTCGCCCACCTGGACCTGAAGTATCAGGTCCGCCTGCTGCGCATGATCCGCCGCCTGCTGCAGGAAGAAGGGATGGCGGGGGTGCTGGCGATCCACGATCTGCATCTGGCGGCGCGATTCTGCGACCAGCTGCTTCTGCTCCGGGAGGGCCGGGCCCTCGCCGGGGGTCCGCCCGAGGTGGTGCTCCAGCCCGCGCTGCTGGAAGCCGCCTACGGGATCCCAATGCGGGTGGAACGCCACCCGGAGGCCGGCTGGCTGATCTGGCCTGAGCTATGAGAGGCGGCGCCTCCATTTGGCCCACGTGGAGAGCAGGTGCACCCAGGGAGGGCTGAGGCGGCGGGTGGGGCGCGCATGTTGCAGGGCCTGCCGGAAGCCCTCCGCGTCCTCGAAGGGCGGCAGTGCCGTCCACGCCCGCCCGAGCTCCCAGGCGGTGTGGGCGTCGCTCCCGGAGAACCCCGGCTTGCCGAAACGGGCCGCCAGCGCCGCCGCGCAGGCGTTGTCGCCGGGGAAGAGGCACCGCGCGTTGAAGACCTCCACCGCATCGACCAGGGGAAGGATAGCCTCCGCCGTCCGCCGGCCCACCGCCGAGCCCCGGGCCCGATCGCATGGATGGGGGAGGGCCACCACCCCGCCCTGCTCCCGGATCCGCTCGATGGTCTCCAGCAGGGGAAGGCCCTTGGGGATCTCCCGCTCGATGAAGTAGGCCAGCACCTCGCCTTCCCGGGTCCGGATTTCCTCCCCAATGATGATCCACTCCGGCGCCTTCTCCTTCAGCCGCAGCGCCCCTTCAATGGTGTTGTGATCCGTCACCGCCACCCGATCCAGCCCCCGGCGTTGGCAGGCCTCCAGGAACTCCTCCAGTTCCAAGAGGCTGTCGGGGGAGTAGCGGGTATGAGCATGCAGCTCAACGCGCCACACGGGAGCCCTCCCGGCATCGGGCCTCGATGAGCGCCACCACCTTCTGGAACACTTCCTCGATGTCCAGGGCGGTGGTGTCCAGGACGACCGCGTCGGGGGCCGGGCGGAGGGGCGCCACCTCCCGCCCTTGATCCAGCGCGTCCCGCTGCCGCATGGCTTCCAGGACCTCCTCGAAGGAAACCGCCTGCCCCCGTTCCCGGAGCTCCTGATATCGCCGTCGCGCCCGGGTCTCCAGATCCGCGTCCAGGTAGATCTTCAGATCCGCCTCCGGGAGGACGACGGTGCCGATGTCCCGGCCGACCATCACCACGCGTCCCCGCAACCCCAGCTGACGCTGCCGCTGGCTCAGGGCCTGGCGGACGCCGGGATGGGCAGAAACCTGGGAGACGGCGGCGTCCACCTCCGGTCGCCGCAACTCCCACGTGACGTCCTCACCCTCCACGATCACCGTGTAAGGACGGCCATCCGCTACCGTGGGGCGCTGAATGTCCAGATCCAGGCTCTCCGCCAGGTGGGTAAGGGCCTCGGCGTCCTCCGGGGAGATCCCCCGGCGCAGGGCGGCCCAGGTGACCGCCCGATACATCACCCCGGTGTCGATGTAGGTGTAGCCGAGATGGGCTGCCAGCCGCTGGGCCAGGGTGCTCTTCCCGGAGGCGGCCGGCCCATCAATGGCGATCCGCAACGGCGTCCCCATCGCCGAACGTTCCCCGCTTTCCCGGATTTTCCCTCTACGTCGACGGCTGAGGTCACCGCGGGCCGGCGGCCCACGGTCCGCCTCCGCCGAAGCGCACGAGGTGACCTTCCTCCAGGATTCTACTCGAACGCATCTCTTGCCCGGAATCCGGGAGCGCTATCGAGGGCGCCGTCCCCAGCGGTCCAGGGCCAGGGCCCCCAGGATCCCCAGCAGCAGGAGGGCCTCGATCAGCCGCCACGGCGAGGGCCAGAGGGGCGGCGCGGGGGGAGAAGGCGCAGGCGCCGGGGGAATCGGCGTCGGGGACGCCACGGGGGTTTCTGAAGGGACCGCGAGGCCGAATAGCGGCGCGGGGGTGGCCTCCTCCGCCTTCGGGGCGCGCAGCGCCGGCGCCTCCGCAGGGGCCATGGGGACCGAAGCCGTGGGGAATGGAGCAGCTTCCTGCCCCATCGTCCACGCGAGATCCAGGCCCAGCACGAGGAGGAGCACCGCCGCCATGGCCCAGGCGGCTCGCCGGAGCCACCCGACCGGGCGGGGAGCCGGGATGATGTCCTCCGGCCGCAGCGCGAGAGGACGGGGCGCCGGGACCCGCGGCATGGCCCGGAGGGCCTGCACCGTCCATCGCAGGGTCTCCCATGACCGGGCGCACGCGGCGCATGCGGCCAGGTGGCGCTCCACCCGCGCCCGTGCCTCGGGATCCAGGCGGCCGTCCAGATAGAGCGAGAGCCGCTCCCGGACCCACTGATGCTCGTCGAACCGGAATCGAAGAAACATCGGAACCTTTCCCTCACTCTTATGGACGAGCCTTGCCGGGCAGAAGTTCCCGGTGGGCGAGCAGGATGTCTCGGACCCGCATCCGGGCCCGGCTCAGGCGCGATTTGACGGTCCCCAGGGGCACCCCCAGGATCCCTGAGATCTCCTCATAGGAATATCCCTCGATGTCGGAGAGCACCAGGACGATGCGTTGATCCTCCGGGAGGGTCTGGATCGCCCGGTGGAGGAGCTCCGCCAGCTCCCGGCGCTCCGCGTAGAACTCCGGCCCCTCCACCGGGGGCAGGGTCATCTCCGTCTCCGGGGTTTGATCGGCCACGAACAAGGCTTCCAGAGAGGCCTGAGGCCGGCGGCGCCGGCGGCGCAGCTCATCGTAGCAGGCGTGGGTGACGATGCGCATCAGCCAGGCGAGGAAGGATCCCCCGCGGAACCCCCGGATCCCCCGGAAGGCCGAGATCAAGGCCTCCTGCACCGCGTCCCAGGCGGAATCGTGATCGCCCATGATCCGGAAGGCTACGTTGTAAAGACGGTCCTGATAGGCCCGGATGAGGGTGTTGAAGGCCTCCAGGTCGCCGGACCGGGCGGCCTCGATCAGCCGGCCCTCTTCAGCAGGAGGGAGGGAGGCGCTCATCTGTCCGTGTCCGCCTAATCCGTGAACCGGTATTTGATGAGGGTCCACAGGGCCTTCAGGCCGTCGCGCAGGGGACGGATCTTCTTGCCCTCTTTGAACTCCCGCCCGTAGTAGGAGATGGGGACCTCGAAGATGCGGTAGCCCCGCTTGAGGATCTTGGCGGTGATCTCCGGCTCGAACTCGAACCCCCGGGCCCGCAGCGGGATGTTCCGGATCACGTCGGCGCGGAACACCTTGTAGCCGGTCTCCATATCGCTCAGGATGGCGTCGTAGAGCAGGTTGGTCACCAGGGTGAGGAACTTGTTGCCGATCATGTGCCAGAAGAGCATGGCCTTGCGCGGGCCCAGGAAGCGGGAGCCGTAGACCACCGCCGCCCGTCCCTCCTGAATCGGGCGGATCAGCTGAGGGTAGTCTCGCGGATCATACTCCAGATCGGCGTCCTGGATCAGGAGGATGTCCCCCGTGGCGTGGGCGATGCCGGTCCGCACCGCCGCCCCCTTCCCCATGTTCCGCTCGTGGAAGATCACCCGGATATCCCCGTTGCGGGCTTCCTCCTGGAGGATCTCCCGCGTCCCGTCGGTGGAGCCATCGTCCACCACGATGATCTCGTCCGCCAGGCCCACCGCCCGCACCTGTCTCAGGATCTCCCGGATGGTGGCCCGCTCGTTGTAAACGGGTATGATCACCGAAAGGCGCACCGCCCCGCCCCCTGTTCTGGATTCTTCGCCTCATTTATACCATAGATGCGATCCAGGATGAGCCGGAGAGAAAGGAGGTCTCCTTGCGGCTGGCGCTGATCACCGGTGAATACCCACCGCTCCCCGGCGGGGTGGGGGATTACACCCGCGAGCTGGCCCGGGCCCTGCAGGCCCGGGGGCACACGGTGGCGGTGTGGACGGACCGGCGGGGCGTGGGAGAGGCCGGCTCCCCGGTGCCGGTCCATCGGGTGGTGCGCCGGTGGGACCTCACCGCCTGGTGGGCGCTGGGGCGCTCCCTGCGGGCTTGGCGGCCGGAGGGAGTGCTGCTGCAGTATCAGGCCGCCGCCTACGGGCTGGGCGGGGCGATGAACCTGTGGCCGGCCCTCGCCCGACGCTGGATCGGCGACGCGCCCCTCGTGGTCACCTTTCACGACCTCCGGGTCCCCTATCTCTTCCCGAAGGCCGGCCCGCTCCGGGAGTGGAGCATGCGCTTCCTGGCCCGCGCCGCCAACGGGGTGATCGTCACCAACCACGAGGACGAGCTCCGGCTGCGCGCCCAGGGCCTCCGGGCCCTCTGGCGGATCCCCATCGGCAGCAACATCCAGCCTCCTCCCAACCTCCCGGATCCCACAGAGGCCCGGCGGCGGCTGGGGCTTCCCGTTGACCGGCCGCTGGTGGGCTTCTTCGGCTTTCTTCATCCATCGAAAGGCTTCGATGTGTTGCTGGAGGCCATCGCCGCGCTCCGCCGGGAGGGGGTGAGGATCGGCCTGGTGCACATCGGGGCATCGGTGGCCCCCAGCGATCCCAGCCAGCGGGGTTACGCGGCGGCCTGTCGCCAGCGGATCCAGGAGCTGGGGCTGGCGGATGCGGTGTGGGAAACCGGCTACCGTCCGCCCGAGGAGATCTCCCTGGCCTTTGCCGCGGTGGAGGTCTGCGCCCTGCCCTATCGGGACGGCGTCTCCTTCCGTCGCGGCACCCTGATGGCCGCCCTGGCCCACGGACGGGCGGTGGTCAGCACCTTCCCACGGGTCCCAATCCCCGAGCTGCGGGAGGGGGAGAACATCTTCCTAATTCCTCCGGAGGATCCGGCGGCCCTGGCGCGGGCCCTGGGCCGGGTGCTGGCGGAGCCAGAGATGCGCGCCCGTTTGGAGGAGGGGGCGCGACGGCTAGCCGAAATCTTCGCCTGGGAGCGCATCGCCGCGCAGGTGGAGGAAGTCTTCCGGGCGCTGCGCGCTCGCTGAGGAGGAGCCGATGCATCGGAGCCGATGGCTGGCATGGCCCGGAGCCGCGTTGCTCCTGCTCGCGCTGGCCTTCGGGCTGCGAGTCTACCGTCTGGACGGGCCCAGCCTGTGGTATGACGAGGCCTTCAGCATCGCCCTGGCCCGCTCGGGGGTCTGGCAGCCCCTGGAGGCGCATCCTCCCCTTTTCTATCTCATCCTCCGGCTCTGGATAGCTCTCGCGGGCTCCTCCGAGTTCAGCGCCCGTTTCCTTTCGGTGGGCGTGGGGATGCTGACCGTGGCCCTCTTCGGGGCGGCGGCGGCCCGCCTCGGGCGATCCCCCTGGGCAGGGCTCCTCGGGCTGACCTTGGCGGCCACCCTCCCCTTCTGGATCTGGGAGTCCCGCGAGGTCCGCATGTATTCGGCCCTGGGGATGTGGACGGCCCTGGCGCTGTGGCTGGAACTCCGGGGCCGGCCTATGGGGACCGCCCTCGCGGTCCTGGCCGGGGTCTACACCCACTACGCGATGCTTTGGATGGTCCCCGGGTGGC
This genomic window contains:
- a CDS encoding glycosyltransferase, producing MRLALITGEYPPLPGGVGDYTRELARALQARGHTVAVWTDRRGVGEAGSPVPVHRVVRRWDLTAWWALGRSLRAWRPEGVLLQYQAAAYGLGGAMNLWPALARRWIGDAPLVVTFHDLRVPYLFPKAGPLREWSMRFLARAANGVIVTNHEDELRLRAQGLRALWRIPIGSNIQPPPNLPDPTEARRRLGLPVDRPLVGFFGFLHPSKGFDVLLEAIAALRREGVRIGLVHIGASVAPSDPSQRGYAAACRQRIQELGLADAVWETGYRPPEEISLAFAAVEVCALPYRDGVSFRRGTLMAALAHGRAVVSTFPRVPIPELREGENIFLIPPEDPAALARALGRVLAEPEMRARLEEGARRLAEIFAWERIAAQVEEVFRALRAR
- a CDS encoding LacI family DNA-binding transcriptional regulator; the encoded protein is MGKPRRAPTAEDVARLAGVSRTTVSLVLNGVVGVRIPEETRRRVREAAARLGYRPHAAARHLVRGRAEVIALVLRQTPDQVFADAFLPEVLRGLSRVLRKAGFHLLIFPLSPDHPPEETVALLQERRVDGLILSGPRFEDREWLARWSQETPVVLLGRLSDTPIPSVDVDNVQAAAEAVRHLIRLGHRRIGLITNAPLSYTASYERWLGYRQALEEAGLLYEEAWVAFGAFTPASGAAAMEQLLRLPDPPTAVFAASDVVAFGALQTIRRHGLRVPQDIAIVGFDDVPLSAYVDPPLTTVHLPAEELGLHAGHLLLRWIEEGRPPTQEIRLATGLIIRQSCGAGGGA
- a CDS encoding anti-sigma factor family protein, whose translation is MFLRFRFDEHQWVRERLSLYLDGRLDPEARARVERHLAACAACARSWETLRWTVQALRAMPRVPAPRPLALRPEDIIPAPRPVGWLRRAAWAMAAVLLLVLGLDLAWTMGQEAAPFPTASVPMAPAEAPALRAPKAEEATPAPLFGLAVPSETPVASPTPIPPAPAPSPPAPPLWPSPWRLIEALLLLGILGALALDRWGRRPR
- a CDS encoding PHP-associated domain-containing protein produces the protein MWRVELHAHTRYSPDSLLELEEFLEACQRRGLDRVAVTDHNTIEGALRLKEKAPEWIIIGEEIRTREGEVLAYFIEREIPKGLPLLETIERIREQGGVVALPHPCDRARGSAVGRRTAEAILPLVDAVEVFNARCLFPGDNACAAALAARFGKPGFSGSDAHTAWELGRAWTALPPFEDAEGFRQALQHARPTRRLSPPWVHLLSTWAKWRRRLS
- a CDS encoding ABC transporter substrate-binding protein — translated: MKRIGLALVILMLALSACVPAATPTPERIVETRVVERTVEVEKTVEVTKVIPTLTVIGPWAGAEMDQFLPVLKAAEEKLGMKIQYRIYRAEDLSQVLPPQFEAKQAPGDVIFMWEWWVRENKDHAVDLTDLWQKEANQFVLQPTTVDGRVYAVPYVLFVKPGFWYKKSFFQKHNLQPPTTWEEFLALLDKISAIPGIKKAIITGDGVGWPISDIVEHFLITFGGPELQQNLIAGKVRFTDPQVRSIFAERLVPLLGKYFSDPVEWTQAIDLWWNEEYGLFFMGNWLTGMVKDPNDLGVFTLPGARGVVGGTDWAFIPKYSENVEAAKQLIAFMISKEGMEVRAKQGGKLASRKDIPPDVYPPADRALAEALAKVEQPTVPDLDDAVGGDWQRLFWDQMKLLWVRPQALDSVLRQLDAKFPTK
- a CDS encoding glycosyltransferase family 2 protein, giving the protein MRLSVIIPVYNERATIREILRQVRAVGLADEIIVVDDGSTDGTREILQEEARNGDIRVIFHERNMGKGAAVRTGIAHATGDILLIQDADLEYDPRDYPQLIRPIQEGRAAVVYGSRFLGPRKAMLFWHMIGNKFLTLVTNLLYDAILSDMETGYKVFRADVIRNIPLRARGFEFEPEITAKILKRGYRIFEVPISYYGREFKEGKKIRPLRDGLKALWTLIKYRFTD
- a CDS encoding carbohydrate ABC transporter permease, producing MRLHRARWERMRRWGAFLTFTAPALALIFLLIILPAVQTVALSFTDKRGAFVGLRNFIEVLSDSDTLNLTGFPPGPPPWGSLVHNVVWILLHLPLTVGLGLILAVLLERARGATFLKSVIFLGMVTPMIVGGVIIRFLFDENAGVVTAIMRAVGLTALGRSWTAYPETALLALILGSVWLWAGFSMILYSAGLATIPRDYYEAAAVDGAGPLQQFWYITVPSLRPVTMVIVAMTILWELKIFDIVYTATLGGPGGATMVLALQMYFYAFRALEFPRAAAVATMLSLFTLIVGLWFVRTLRSSE
- the cmk gene encoding (d)CMP kinase, whose protein sequence is MGTPLRIAIDGPAASGKSTLAQRLAAHLGYTYIDTGVMYRAVTWAALRRGISPEDAEALTHLAESLDLDIQRPTVADGRPYTVIVEGEDVTWELRRPEVDAAVSQVSAHPGVRQALSQRQRQLGLRGRVVMVGRDIGTVVLPEADLKIYLDADLETRARRRYQELRERGQAVSFEEVLEAMRQRDALDQGREVAPLRPAPDAVVLDTTALDIEEVFQKVVALIEARCREGSRVAR
- a CDS encoding ABC transporter ATP-binding protein produces the protein MLRVEGLRVAYGERVVIPGLSFTVAPGQALGLIGPNGAGKTTVIRALSGVLPLQGGTIFWETVPLHTLPPEQRARWVAVVPQGATLPEAFTGEEVVAFGRTPYHPWWGPLADLDHLPIARAMIRTDTQAFAERRVGTLSGGERQRLLLARAFAQTPQILLLDEAFAHLDLKYQVRLLRMIRRLLQEEGMAGVLAIHDLHLAARFCDQLLLLREGRALAGGPPEVVLQPALLEAAYGIPMRVERHPEAGWLIWPEL
- a CDS encoding RNA polymerase sigma factor is translated as MSASLPPAEEGRLIEAARSGDLEAFNTLIRAYQDRLYNVAFRIMGDHDSAWDAVQEALISAFRGIRGFRGGSFLAWLMRIVTHACYDELRRRRRRPQASLEALFVADQTPETEMTLPPVEGPEFYAERRELAELLHRAIQTLPEDQRIVLVLSDIEGYSYEEISGILGVPLGTVKSRLSRARMRVRDILLAHRELLPGKARP